A portion of the Perognathus longimembris pacificus isolate PPM17 chromosome 20, ASM2315922v1, whole genome shotgun sequence genome contains these proteins:
- the Pld3 gene encoding 5'-3' exonuclease PLD3, producing MKPKLMYQELKVPAEESAIELHLNEIEAWKAAEKKARWVLLVLILAVVGFGALMTQLFLWEYGDMHLFGPNQRPAPCYDPCEAVLVESIPEGLDFPNTTTSNPSTSQAWLGLLAGAHSSLDIASFYWTLTNNDTHTQEPSAQQGEEVFRQLQALAPRGVKVRIAVSKPNGPQSPADLQALLQSGAQVRMVDMQKLTHGVLHTKFWVVDQTHFYLGSANMDWRSLTQVKELGVVMYNCSCLAQDLTKIFEAYWFLGQAGSSIPSTWPQSYDTHYNQETPMEICLNGTPALAYLASAPPPLCPSSRTPDLKALLNVVDSARSFIYIAVMNYLPTMEFSHPRRFWPTIDDGLRRAAYERGVKVRLLISCWGHSEPSMRSFLLSLAALRDNHTHSDIQVKLFVVPADEAQARIPYARVNHNKYMVTERAAYIGTSNWSGSYFTDTAGTSLLVTQNGHGGLRSQLEAIFLRDWDSPYSHDLDASADSVGNACRLL from the exons ATGAAGCCTAAACTAATGTATCAGGAG CTGAAGGTGCCTGCTGAAGAGTCTGCAATTGAGCTGCACCTGAATGAGATCGAGGCCTGGAAGGCAGCAGAGAAG AAAGCCCGCTGGGTCCTGCTGGTCCTTATCTTGGCCGTGGTGGGCTTCGGTGCCCTGATGACTCAGCTGTTCCTTTGGGAATATGGGGACATGCATCTCTTTGGGCCCAACCAGCGCCCAGCCCCCTGCTATGACCCCTGCGA agcAGTGCTGGTGGAGAGCATTCCGGAGGGCCTGGACTTCCCCAATACCACCACCAGCAACCCCTCCACTAGCCAGGCCTGGCTGGGTCTGCTCGCCGGGGCTCACAGCAGCCTGGACATCGCCTCTTTCTACTGGACCCTCACCAACAATGACACCCACACTCAGGAGCCTTCTGCTCAGCAG GGCGAGGAGGTCTTCCGGCAGCTCCAGGCCCTGGCACCTCGGGGTGTGAAGGTCCGTATCGCGGTGAGCAAGCCCAATGGGCCTCAGTCACCAGCGGACCTGCAAGCCCTGCTACAGAGCG GTGCCCAGGTACGCATGGTGGACATGCAGAAGCTGACCCATGGTGTCCTGCATACCAAGTTCTGGGTGGTGGACCAGACCCATTTCTACCTGGGCAGTGCCAACATGGACTGGCGCTCCCTGACCCAG GTCAAGGAGCTGGGTGTGGTCATGTACAACTGCAGCTGCCTGGCTCAAGACCTGACCAAAATCTTTGAGGCCTACTGGTTCCTGGGCCAGGCCGGCAGCTCCATTCCGTCCACCTGGCCCCAGTCCTATGACACCCACTACAATCAAGAAACACCCATGGAGATCTGCCTCAATGGCACCCCTGCTCTGGCCTATCTGGCG AGTGCACCCCCACCTCTGTGTCCAAGTAGCCGCACCCCAGACCTGAAGGCCCTGCTCAACGTGGTGGACAGTGCCCGGAGCTTCATCTACATCGCGGTCATGAACTATCTGCCCACTATGGAGTTCTCTCACCCTCGCAG GTTCTGGCCCACCATCGATGACGGGCTGCGCCGGGCAGCCTACGAGCGGGGTGTCAAGGTGCGCCTGCTCATCAGCTGCTGGGGACACTCTGAGCCGTCCATGCGGTCCTTCCTGCTCTCCCTGGCTGCCCTGAGGGACAACCACACCCACTCTGACATCCAAGTG AAACTCTTCGTGGTCCCTGCGGATGAGGCCCAGGCCCGCATCCCTTATGCCCGTGTGAATCACAACAAATACATGGTGACCGAACGTGCGGCCTACATCG GAACCTCCAACTGGTCGGGCAGCTACTTCACAGACACTGCAGGAACCTCCCTGCTTGTGACCCAGAATGGGCACGGTGGCCTGAGAAGCCAGCTGGAGGCCATCTTCCTGAGGGACTGGGACTCTCCCTACAGCCACGACCTGGATGCCTCGGCTGACAGCGTGGGCAACGCCTGTCGCCTGCTCTGA
- the C20H19orf47 gene encoding uncharacterized protein C19orf47 homolog isoform X2, with amino-acid sequence MGFGIRKNLFFKPRKASGSRVRARERMVSVTMATSEWIQFFKEAGIPPGPAVNYAVMFVDNRIQKSMLLDLNKEIMNELGVTVVGDIIAILKHAKVVHRQDVCKAATESVPCNSSPVSGELRRAASSAASRMITNSLNRDSPPGTPSRRPDTSTSKISVTVSNKMAAKSAKAAALARREEESLAVPAKRRRVTAEMEGKYIINMPKGTTPRTRKILEQQQAAKGLHRTSVFDRLGAETKADTTTGNKPTGVFSRLGATPEMDDDLAWDSDNDSSSSVLQYAGVLKKLGRGPVKASPQPALTVKAKATSSKATVPTAPTLRRLALSSPPGLEKKSESLAKVSIIHRLGKAAPVPEAQDSQVTSTKSKSSAKVKVTIKRTPVGPRGSNSSEGLGAQMDHTGTVSVFKRLGHRAF; translated from the exons ATGGGCTTCGGGATCAGGAAGAACTTGTTTTTTAAACCCCGTAAG GCTTCAGGGAGCAGGGTCAGGGCCAGGGAGAGGATGGTGTCGGTCACTATGG CCACTTCTGAGTGGATCCAGTTCTTTAAGGAAGCCGGCATCCCCCCAGGCCCTGCTGTGAATTATGCTGTGATGTTTGTGGATAACAG GATCCAGAAGAGCATGTTGCTGGACCTCAACAAGGAGATCATGAATGAACTGGGCGTGACAGTCGTGggggacatcatcgccatcctcAAACACGCCAAGGTGGTGCATCGCCAG GACGTGTGCAAAGCTGCCACCGAGTCAGTGCCCTGCAACTCCAGCCCAGTCTCAGGCGAGCTTCGCCGTGCTGCCTCTAGCG CTGCCTCCAGAATGATCACCAACAGCCTGAACCGAGACTCCCCGCCCGGCACTCCCTCCAGGCGGCCAGACACCAGCACCTCCAAGATCTCCGTCACTGTATCCAACAAGATGGCAGCCAAGAGTGCCAAGGCAGCGG CTCTGGCCCGCAGGGAGGAGGAGAGCCTGGCTGTTCCTGCCAAGAGGCGCCGGGTCACCGCAGAGATGGAGGGGAAGTACATCATCAACATGCCCAAGGGCACCACCCCCCGCACCCGCAAGATCCTGGAGCAGCAGCAGGCTGCCAAAG GTCTCCATAGAACGTCCGTGTTTGACCGCCTTGGTGCGGAGACCAAGGCAGACACGACCACAGGGAATAAG CCCACAGGAGTTTTCAGCCGCCTGGGGGCCACCCCAGAGATGGATGACGATCTGGCCTGGGACAGTGACAATGACAGCAGCAGCTCTGTCTTGCAGTACGCTGGGGTCCTGAAGAAGCTGGGGCGGGGCCCAGTGAAGGCCAGTCCCCAGCCAGCCCTGACGGTCAAAGCCAAGGCCACAAGCTCCAAGGCCACAGTGCCCACCGCCCCAACGCTGCGGCGCCTGGCACTCTCCTCACCCCCCGGGCTTGAGAAGAAGTCGGAGTCCCTGGCCAAAGTCAGCATCATCCACAGACTGGGCAAGGCCGCCCCGGTGCCCGAGGCCCAGGACAGCCAGGTCACCAGCACCAAGAGTAAGTCCTCAGCCAAGGTGAAGGTCACCATTAAGAGGACTCCAGTGGGGCCCCGGGGAAGCAATTCCAGCGAGGGCCTTGGTGCCCAGATGGACCACACGGGCACTGTGAGCGTGTTCAAAAGACTGGGCCACAGGGCCTTCTAG
- the C20H19orf47 gene encoding uncharacterized protein C19orf47 homolog isoform X4, whose translation MGFGIRKNLFFKPRKASGSRVRARERMVSVTMATSEWIQFFKEAGIPPGPAVNYAVMFVDNRIQKSMLLDLNKEIMNELGVTVVGDIIAILKHAKVVHRQDVCKAATESVPCNSSPVSGELRRAASSAASRMITNSLNRDSPPGTPSRRPDTSTSKISVTVSNKMAAKSAKAAALARREEESLAVPAKRRRVTAEMEGKYIINMPKGTTPRTRKILEQQQAAKGLHRTSVFDRLGAETKADTTTGNKPTGVFSRLGATPEMDDDLAWDSDNDSSSSVLQYAGVLKKLGRGPVKASPQPALTVKAKATSSKATVPTAPTLRRLALSSPPGLEKKSESLAKVSIIHRLGKAAPVPEAQDSQVTSTKSPTLRCVLPDPPAPPASQRPPRRRWR comes from the exons ATGGGCTTCGGGATCAGGAAGAACTTGTTTTTTAAACCCCGTAAG GCTTCAGGGAGCAGGGTCAGGGCCAGGGAGAGGATGGTGTCGGTCACTATGG CCACTTCTGAGTGGATCCAGTTCTTTAAGGAAGCCGGCATCCCCCCAGGCCCTGCTGTGAATTATGCTGTGATGTTTGTGGATAACAG GATCCAGAAGAGCATGTTGCTGGACCTCAACAAGGAGATCATGAATGAACTGGGCGTGACAGTCGTGggggacatcatcgccatcctcAAACACGCCAAGGTGGTGCATCGCCAG GACGTGTGCAAAGCTGCCACCGAGTCAGTGCCCTGCAACTCCAGCCCAGTCTCAGGCGAGCTTCGCCGTGCTGCCTCTAGCG CTGCCTCCAGAATGATCACCAACAGCCTGAACCGAGACTCCCCGCCCGGCACTCCCTCCAGGCGGCCAGACACCAGCACCTCCAAGATCTCCGTCACTGTATCCAACAAGATGGCAGCCAAGAGTGCCAAGGCAGCGG CTCTGGCCCGCAGGGAGGAGGAGAGCCTGGCTGTTCCTGCCAAGAGGCGCCGGGTCACCGCAGAGATGGAGGGGAAGTACATCATCAACATGCCCAAGGGCACCACCCCCCGCACCCGCAAGATCCTGGAGCAGCAGCAGGCTGCCAAAG GTCTCCATAGAACGTCCGTGTTTGACCGCCTTGGTGCGGAGACCAAGGCAGACACGACCACAGGGAATAAG CCCACAGGAGTTTTCAGCCGCCTGGGGGCCACCCCAGAGATGGATGACGATCTGGCCTGGGACAGTGACAATGACAGCAGCAGCTCTGTCTTGCAGTACGCTGGGGTCCTGAAGAAGCTGGGGCGGGGCCCAGTGAAGGCCAGTCCCCAGCCAGCCCTGACGGTCAAAGCCAAGGCCACAAGCTCCAAGGCCACAGTGCCCACCGCCCCAACGCTGCGGCGCCTGGCACTCTCCTCACCCCCCGGGCTTGAGAAGAAGTCGGAGTCCCTGGCCAAAGTCAGCATCATCCACAGACTGGGCAAGGCCGCCCCGGTGCCCGAGGCCCAGGACAGCCAGGTCACCAGCACCAAGA GCCCGACTCTCCGCTGCGTCCTGCCCGACCCTCCAGCACCTCCGGCCTCTCAGCGACCCCCACGCCGACGCTGGCGTTGA
- the C20H19orf47 gene encoding uncharacterized protein C19orf47 homolog isoform X1 codes for MLLCRQTDRQAPGEGGHAHNPSDSWSLSLLSLLQASGSRVRARERMVSVTMATSEWIQFFKEAGIPPGPAVNYAVMFVDNRIQKSMLLDLNKEIMNELGVTVVGDIIAILKHAKVVHRQDVCKAATESVPCNSSPVSGELRRAASSAASRMITNSLNRDSPPGTPSRRPDTSTSKISVTVSNKMAAKSAKAAALARREEESLAVPAKRRRVTAEMEGKYIINMPKGTTPRTRKILEQQQAAKGLHRTSVFDRLGAETKADTTTGNKPTGVFSRLGATPEMDDDLAWDSDNDSSSSVLQYAGVLKKLGRGPVKASPQPALTVKAKATSSKATVPTAPTLRRLALSSPPGLEKKSESLAKVSIIHRLGKAAPVPEAQDSQVTSTKSKSSAKVKVTIKRTPVGPRGSNSSEGLGAQMDHTGTVSVFKRLGHRAF; via the exons ATGCTCCtctgcaggcagacagacagacaggcaccgGGAGAGGGAGGACACGCTCACAACCCCAGCGACTCAtggtctctctcccttctttctctgctCCAGGCTTCAGGGAGCAGGGTCAGGGCCAGGGAGAGGATGGTGTCGGTCACTATGG CCACTTCTGAGTGGATCCAGTTCTTTAAGGAAGCCGGCATCCCCCCAGGCCCTGCTGTGAATTATGCTGTGATGTTTGTGGATAACAG GATCCAGAAGAGCATGTTGCTGGACCTCAACAAGGAGATCATGAATGAACTGGGCGTGACAGTCGTGggggacatcatcgccatcctcAAACACGCCAAGGTGGTGCATCGCCAG GACGTGTGCAAAGCTGCCACCGAGTCAGTGCCCTGCAACTCCAGCCCAGTCTCAGGCGAGCTTCGCCGTGCTGCCTCTAGCG CTGCCTCCAGAATGATCACCAACAGCCTGAACCGAGACTCCCCGCCCGGCACTCCCTCCAGGCGGCCAGACACCAGCACCTCCAAGATCTCCGTCACTGTATCCAACAAGATGGCAGCCAAGAGTGCCAAGGCAGCGG CTCTGGCCCGCAGGGAGGAGGAGAGCCTGGCTGTTCCTGCCAAGAGGCGCCGGGTCACCGCAGAGATGGAGGGGAAGTACATCATCAACATGCCCAAGGGCACCACCCCCCGCACCCGCAAGATCCTGGAGCAGCAGCAGGCTGCCAAAG GTCTCCATAGAACGTCCGTGTTTGACCGCCTTGGTGCGGAGACCAAGGCAGACACGACCACAGGGAATAAG CCCACAGGAGTTTTCAGCCGCCTGGGGGCCACCCCAGAGATGGATGACGATCTGGCCTGGGACAGTGACAATGACAGCAGCAGCTCTGTCTTGCAGTACGCTGGGGTCCTGAAGAAGCTGGGGCGGGGCCCAGTGAAGGCCAGTCCCCAGCCAGCCCTGACGGTCAAAGCCAAGGCCACAAGCTCCAAGGCCACAGTGCCCACCGCCCCAACGCTGCGGCGCCTGGCACTCTCCTCACCCCCCGGGCTTGAGAAGAAGTCGGAGTCCCTGGCCAAAGTCAGCATCATCCACAGACTGGGCAAGGCCGCCCCGGTGCCCGAGGCCCAGGACAGCCAGGTCACCAGCACCAAGAGTAAGTCCTCAGCCAAGGTGAAGGTCACCATTAAGAGGACTCCAGTGGGGCCCCGGGGAAGCAATTCCAGCGAGGGCCTTGGTGCCCAGATGGACCACACGGGCACTGTGAGCGTGTTCAAAAGACTGGGCCACAGGGCCTTCTAG
- the C20H19orf47 gene encoding uncharacterized protein C19orf47 homolog isoform X3 encodes MLLCRQTDRQAPGEGGHAHNPSDSWSLSLLSLLQASGSRVRARERMVSVTMATSEWIQFFKEAGIPPGPAVNYAVMFVDNRIQKSMLLDLNKEIMNELGVTVVGDIIAILKHAKVVHRQDVCKAATESVPCNSSPVSGELRRAASSAASRMITNSLNRDSPPGTPSRRPDTSTSKISVTVSNKMAAKSAKAAALARREEESLAVPAKRRRVTAEMEGKYIINMPKGTTPRTRKILEQQQAAKGLHRTSVFDRLGAETKADTTTGNKPTGVFSRLGATPEMDDDLAWDSDNDSSSSVLQYAGVLKKLGRGPVKASPQPALTVKAKATSSKATVPTAPTLRRLALSSPPGLEKKSESLAKVSIIHRLGKAAPVPEAQDSQVTSTKSPTLRCVLPDPPAPPASQRPPRRRWR; translated from the exons ATGCTCCtctgcaggcagacagacagacaggcaccgGGAGAGGGAGGACACGCTCACAACCCCAGCGACTCAtggtctctctcccttctttctctgctCCAGGCTTCAGGGAGCAGGGTCAGGGCCAGGGAGAGGATGGTGTCGGTCACTATGG CCACTTCTGAGTGGATCCAGTTCTTTAAGGAAGCCGGCATCCCCCCAGGCCCTGCTGTGAATTATGCTGTGATGTTTGTGGATAACAG GATCCAGAAGAGCATGTTGCTGGACCTCAACAAGGAGATCATGAATGAACTGGGCGTGACAGTCGTGggggacatcatcgccatcctcAAACACGCCAAGGTGGTGCATCGCCAG GACGTGTGCAAAGCTGCCACCGAGTCAGTGCCCTGCAACTCCAGCCCAGTCTCAGGCGAGCTTCGCCGTGCTGCCTCTAGCG CTGCCTCCAGAATGATCACCAACAGCCTGAACCGAGACTCCCCGCCCGGCACTCCCTCCAGGCGGCCAGACACCAGCACCTCCAAGATCTCCGTCACTGTATCCAACAAGATGGCAGCCAAGAGTGCCAAGGCAGCGG CTCTGGCCCGCAGGGAGGAGGAGAGCCTGGCTGTTCCTGCCAAGAGGCGCCGGGTCACCGCAGAGATGGAGGGGAAGTACATCATCAACATGCCCAAGGGCACCACCCCCCGCACCCGCAAGATCCTGGAGCAGCAGCAGGCTGCCAAAG GTCTCCATAGAACGTCCGTGTTTGACCGCCTTGGTGCGGAGACCAAGGCAGACACGACCACAGGGAATAAG CCCACAGGAGTTTTCAGCCGCCTGGGGGCCACCCCAGAGATGGATGACGATCTGGCCTGGGACAGTGACAATGACAGCAGCAGCTCTGTCTTGCAGTACGCTGGGGTCCTGAAGAAGCTGGGGCGGGGCCCAGTGAAGGCCAGTCCCCAGCCAGCCCTGACGGTCAAAGCCAAGGCCACAAGCTCCAAGGCCACAGTGCCCACCGCCCCAACGCTGCGGCGCCTGGCACTCTCCTCACCCCCCGGGCTTGAGAAGAAGTCGGAGTCCCTGGCCAAAGTCAGCATCATCCACAGACTGGGCAAGGCCGCCCCGGTGCCCGAGGCCCAGGACAGCCAGGTCACCAGCACCAAGA GCCCGACTCTCCGCTGCGTCCTGCCCGACCCTCCAGCACCTCCGGCCTCTCAGCGACCCCCACGCCGACGCTGGCGTTGA